A single window of Kitasatospora sp. HUAS MG31 DNA harbors:
- a CDS encoding acetolactate synthase large subunit: MTEHAASPRRGDTPAAHAPGPQTTVETMTGAQSLIRSLEAVGADTVFGIPGGAILPAYDPLMDSQKVRHILVRHEQGAGHAATGYAQATGRVGVCMATSGPGATNLVTPIADAYMDSVPIVAITGQVASKAIGTDAFQEADICGITMPITKHNFLVTDPAEIPRVIAEAFHIAATGRPGPVLVDVAKDALQATTTFRWPVETSLPGYRPVTKPHAKQIREAAKMLVNAKRPVLYVGGGVLKAQASAELRILAELTGAPVVTTLMAIGVFPDSHPQHLGMPGMHGSVPAVTALQKSDLLFTLGARFDDRVTGKLDGFAPDAKVVHADIDPAEIGKNRPADVPIVGDAREVIADLIVAVQAEYDAGHRGDYGAWWAKLNEWKKTYPLGFDPAPAGELAPQQVIERIGQLVGPDAIYAAGVGQHQMWASQFIQFEKPATWLNSGGAGTMGYAVPAAMGAKAGKPDTAVWAIDGDGCFQMTNQELVTCALNNIPIKVAVINNGSLGMVRQWQTLFYNQRYSNTVLHSGPGHDGIEPPAQGTRIPDFVLLSEAMGCVGLRCERPEDLDAVIKQAMEINDRPVVIDFIVHQDAMVWPMVAAGTSNDEILAARDVRPDFGDDLD; the protein is encoded by the coding sequence ATGACTGAGCACGCCGCATCCCCCCGCCGCGGGGACACCCCGGCAGCCCACGCTCCGGGTCCCCAGACCACCGTCGAGACCATGACCGGCGCGCAGTCGCTCATCCGCTCGCTCGAGGCCGTAGGCGCGGACACCGTCTTCGGCATCCCGGGCGGGGCCATCCTTCCGGCGTACGACCCGCTGATGGACTCGCAGAAGGTCCGCCACATCCTGGTCCGCCACGAGCAGGGGGCCGGCCACGCCGCCACCGGGTACGCGCAGGCCACCGGCCGGGTCGGCGTCTGCATGGCCACCTCGGGCCCGGGCGCGACCAATCTGGTCACCCCGATCGCCGACGCCTACATGGACTCGGTCCCGATCGTCGCGATCACCGGCCAGGTCGCCTCCAAGGCGATCGGCACGGACGCCTTCCAGGAGGCGGACATCTGCGGCATCACGATGCCGATCACCAAGCACAACTTCCTGGTCACCGACCCGGCCGAGATCCCCCGGGTGATCGCCGAGGCGTTCCACATCGCGGCCACCGGCCGGCCCGGCCCGGTCCTGGTCGACGTCGCCAAGGACGCGCTGCAGGCCACCACCACCTTCCGCTGGCCGGTGGAGACCTCGCTGCCCGGCTACCGCCCGGTCACCAAGCCGCACGCCAAGCAGATCCGCGAGGCCGCGAAGATGCTGGTGAACGCCAAGCGCCCGGTGCTCTACGTCGGCGGCGGCGTGCTCAAGGCCCAGGCCTCGGCCGAGCTGCGGATCCTCGCCGAGCTGACCGGCGCGCCCGTGGTCACCACCCTGATGGCGATCGGCGTCTTCCCGGACAGCCACCCGCAGCACCTGGGCATGCCCGGCATGCACGGCTCGGTCCCGGCGGTCACCGCGCTGCAGAAGTCCGACCTGCTGTTCACCCTGGGTGCCCGCTTCGACGACCGGGTCACCGGCAAGCTGGACGGCTTCGCCCCCGACGCCAAGGTCGTCCACGCCGACATCGACCCCGCCGAGATCGGCAAGAACCGCCCGGCCGACGTCCCGATCGTCGGCGACGCCCGCGAGGTGATCGCCGACCTGATCGTCGCCGTCCAGGCCGAGTACGACGCCGGCCACCGCGGCGACTACGGGGCCTGGTGGGCCAAGCTCAACGAGTGGAAGAAGACCTACCCGCTCGGCTTCGACCCGGCCCCGGCCGGCGAGCTCGCCCCGCAGCAGGTCATCGAGCGGATCGGCCAGCTGGTCGGCCCGGACGCGATCTACGCCGCGGGCGTCGGCCAGCACCAGATGTGGGCCAGCCAGTTCATCCAGTTCGAGAAGCCGGCCACCTGGCTGAACTCGGGCGGCGCCGGGACGATGGGCTACGCCGTCCCGGCCGCGATGGGCGCCAAGGCCGGCAAGCCGGACACCGCGGTCTGGGCGATCGACGGCGACGGGTGCTTCCAGATGACCAACCAGGAGCTGGTCACCTGCGCGCTCAACAACATCCCGATCAAGGTCGCCGTCATCAACAACGGCTCGCTGGGCATGGTCCGCCAGTGGCAGACCCTGTTCTACAACCAGCGGTACTCCAACACCGTCCTGCACTCCGGCCCGGGCCACGACGGCATCGAGCCGCCGGCCCAGGGCACCCGGATCCCGGACTTCGTCCTGCTCTCCGAGGCGATGGGCTGCGTCGGCCTGCGCTGCGAGCGCCCCGAGGACCTGGACGCGGTGATCAAGCAGGCGATGGAGATCAACGACCGCCCGGTGGTCATCGACTTCATCGTCCACCAGGACGCCATGGTCTGGCCGATGGTCGCCGCCGGCACCAGCAACGACGAGATCCTCGCCGCCCGGGACGTGCGCCCGGACTTCGGCGACGACCTCGACTGA
- the ilvN gene encoding acetolactate synthase small subunit: MSKHTLSVLVENKPGVLARIASLFSRRGFNIDSLAVGPTEHPDISRMTIVVNVEDLPLEQVTKQLNKLVNVIKIVELDQAQAVQRELVLVKVRADADTRSQVVEIVQLFRAKTVDVSPDAVTIEATGSSDKLEAMLKMLEPYGIKELVQSGLVAIGRGARSITDRSLRALDRSA, from the coding sequence ATGTCCAAGCACACCCTCTCCGTCCTGGTCGAGAACAAGCCCGGCGTCCTGGCCCGGATCGCCTCGCTGTTCTCCCGTCGGGGCTTCAACATCGACTCCCTCGCCGTCGGCCCGACCGAGCACCCGGACATCTCCCGGATGACCATCGTGGTCAACGTCGAGGACCTCCCGCTGGAGCAGGTCACCAAGCAGCTGAACAAGCTGGTCAACGTGATAAAGATCGTCGAGCTGGACCAGGCCCAGGCCGTCCAGCGCGAGCTGGTCCTGGTCAAGGTCCGGGCGGACGCCGACACCCGCTCGCAGGTCGTCGAGATCGTCCAGCTGTTCCGCGCCAAGACCGTGGACGTCTCCCCGGACGCGGTCACCATCGAGGCCACCGGCTCCTCCGACAAGCTGGAGGCCATGCTCAAGATGCTGGAGCCGTACGGCATCAAGGAGCTGGTCCAGTCCGGCCTGGTGGCCATCGGCCGCGGGGCCCGCTCGATCACCGACCGCTCGCTGCGCGCCCTCGACCGCTCGGCCTGA
- the ilvC gene encoding ketol-acid reductoisomerase translates to MAELFYEDDADLSIIQGRKVAVIGYGSQGHAHALSLRDSGADVRVGLLEGSKSRAKAEEAGLRVVTPSEAAAEADVIMILVPDPIQADVYEKDIAPNLNAGDALFFGHGLNIRYGFIKPPADVDVCMVAPKGPGHLVRRQYEEGRGVPAIVAVEQDATGNAFALALSYAKGLGATKAGVIKTTFTEETETDLFGEQAVLCGGTAALVKAGFETLVEAGYQPEIAYFECLHELKLIVDLMYEGGLEKMRWSVSETAEWGDYVTGPRIITDATKAEMKKVLAEIQDGTFANTWIAEYKAGLPKYNEYKKADSEHLLETTGKKLRKLMSWVDEEA, encoded by the coding sequence GTGGCCGAGCTGTTCTACGAAGACGACGCCGACCTGTCCATCATCCAGGGCCGCAAGGTCGCGGTCATCGGATACGGCAGCCAGGGCCACGCCCACGCGCTGTCCCTGCGTGACTCGGGCGCGGACGTCCGGGTCGGCCTGCTGGAGGGCTCGAAGTCCCGCGCCAAGGCGGAGGAGGCCGGCCTGCGGGTCGTCACCCCGTCCGAGGCGGCGGCCGAGGCCGACGTCATCATGATCCTGGTTCCGGACCCGATCCAGGCCGACGTCTACGAGAAGGACATCGCGCCGAACCTGAACGCCGGCGACGCCCTGTTCTTCGGCCACGGCCTGAACATCCGCTACGGCTTCATCAAGCCCCCGGCGGACGTGGACGTCTGCATGGTCGCCCCGAAGGGCCCGGGCCACCTGGTCCGCCGCCAGTACGAGGAGGGCCGCGGCGTCCCCGCGATCGTCGCCGTCGAGCAGGACGCGACGGGCAACGCCTTCGCGCTGGCGCTCTCGTACGCCAAGGGCCTGGGTGCCACCAAGGCCGGCGTCATCAAGACCACCTTCACCGAGGAGACCGAGACCGACCTGTTCGGTGAGCAGGCCGTCCTCTGCGGCGGTACCGCCGCCCTGGTCAAGGCCGGCTTCGAGACCCTGGTCGAGGCGGGCTACCAGCCCGAGATCGCCTACTTCGAGTGCCTGCACGAGCTGAAGCTCATCGTCGACCTGATGTACGAGGGCGGCCTGGAGAAGATGCGCTGGTCGGTCTCCGAGACCGCCGAGTGGGGCGACTACGTCACCGGCCCCCGCATCATCACCGACGCCACCAAGGCCGAGATGAAGAAGGTCCTCGCCGAGATCCAGGACGGCACCTTCGCCAACACCTGGATCGCCGAGTACAAGGCGGGCCTGCCGAAGTACAACGAGTACAAGAAGGCCGACTCGGAGCACCTGCTGGAGACCACCGGCAAGAAGCTCCGGAAGCTGATGAGCTGGGTCGACGAAGAGGCCTGA
- the serA gene encoding phosphoglycerate dehydrogenase, protein MSKSVVLIAEELSPATVDALGPDFEIRHCNGADRTELLTAIADVDAVLIRSATRVDAEALAAAKRLKVVARAGVGLDNVDVSAATKAGVMVVNAPTSNIVTAAELACGLLISVARNIAPANAALKQGEWKRNKYTGVELSEKVLGVVGLGRIGVLVAQRMSAFGMKIVAYDPYIQAARAAQMGVKLVSLEELLEVSDFITVHLPKTPETIGLIGDEALHKVKPTVRIVNAARGGIVDEAALASALKDGRVAGAGLDVYAKEPCTDSPLFAFDNVVATPHLGASTDEAQEKAGIAVAKSVRLALAGELVPDAVNVQGGVIAEDVRPGLPLAEKLGRIFTALAGEVAVRLDVEVRGEITQHDVKVLELSALKGVFEDVVAETVSYVNAPLFAQERGVEVRLTTSSESPEHRNVITVRGTLSGGEEIAISGTLSGPKQTQKIVGVDAFDVDVALTDHMAFFKYEDRPGVVGTLGRILGDAGINIAGMQVARDGEGALASITVDSEVSQDVLTEISGAIGARFARAVNLG, encoded by the coding sequence GTGAGCAAATCCGTAGTACTCATCGCCGAAGAGCTGTCCCCCGCGACCGTGGACGCGCTCGGACCGGACTTCGAGATCCGCCACTGCAACGGCGCGGACCGCACCGAGCTGCTGACCGCGATCGCCGACGTGGACGCCGTCCTGATCCGCTCCGCGACCCGCGTGGACGCCGAGGCGCTGGCCGCCGCCAAGCGCCTCAAGGTGGTCGCCCGCGCCGGCGTCGGCCTGGACAACGTGGACGTCTCGGCCGCCACCAAGGCCGGTGTGATGGTCGTCAACGCGCCGACCTCCAACATCGTCACCGCCGCCGAGCTGGCCTGCGGCCTGCTGATCTCGGTCGCCCGCAACATCGCGCCCGCCAACGCCGCGCTCAAGCAGGGCGAGTGGAAGCGCAACAAGTACACCGGCGTCGAGCTCTCCGAGAAGGTCCTCGGCGTGGTCGGCCTCGGCCGGATCGGCGTCCTGGTCGCGCAGCGGATGTCCGCCTTCGGGATGAAGATCGTCGCCTACGACCCCTACATCCAGGCCGCCCGCGCGGCCCAGATGGGCGTCAAGCTGGTCTCCCTGGAGGAGCTGCTGGAGGTCTCGGACTTCATCACCGTCCACCTCCCCAAGACCCCCGAGACCATCGGCCTGATCGGCGACGAGGCGCTGCACAAGGTCAAGCCGACCGTCCGCATCGTCAACGCCGCCCGCGGCGGCATCGTGGACGAGGCCGCGCTCGCCAGCGCCCTCAAGGACGGCCGGGTGGCCGGCGCCGGCCTGGACGTGTACGCCAAGGAGCCGTGCACCGACTCGCCGCTGTTCGCCTTCGACAACGTGGTGGCCACCCCGCACCTGGGCGCCTCCACCGACGAGGCCCAGGAGAAGGCCGGCATCGCCGTCGCCAAGTCGGTCCGCCTGGCGCTGGCCGGCGAGCTGGTGCCGGACGCGGTCAACGTCCAGGGCGGCGTGATCGCCGAGGACGTGCGGCCGGGTCTGCCGCTGGCCGAGAAGCTCGGCCGGATCTTCACCGCGCTGGCCGGCGAGGTCGCCGTCCGGCTCGACGTCGAGGTCCGCGGCGAGATCACCCAGCACGACGTCAAGGTGCTCGAACTCTCCGCCCTCAAGGGTGTGTTCGAGGACGTGGTGGCCGAGACGGTGTCCTACGTCAACGCCCCGCTGTTCGCCCAGGAGCGCGGTGTCGAGGTGCGGCTGACCACCTCCAGCGAGTCCCCCGAGCACCGCAACGTGATCACCGTCCGCGGCACCCTCTCGGGCGGCGAGGAGATCGCGATCTCCGGCACCCTGTCCGGCCCCAAGCAGACCCAGAAGATCGTCGGCGTGGACGCCTTCGACGTGGACGTGGCGCTCACCGACCACATGGCGTTCTTCAAGTACGAGGACCGGCCCGGCGTGGTCGGCACCCTCGGCCGGATCCTCGGCGACGCCGGCATCAACATCGCCGGCATGCAGGTCGCCCGGGACGGCGAGGGCGCGCTGGCCTCGATCACCGTGGACAGCGAGGTCTCCCAGGACGTCCTGACCGAGATCTCCGGCGCGATCGGCGCCCGGTTCGCCCGCGCGGTCAACCTCGGCTGA
- a CDS encoding S8 family serine peptidase, with protein sequence MRTPLAAVGVVLALLSAAPPAAAREPDPGRSRAGTPVAVLLELDTEAAAPAYRRAAAEARRSLRSPEAVRREAARAGAEQRGRAVRAVDRLAAAVRAEEPAAGTLYRTQTLLTGLAVRTPPGALRALGRLPGVRAVHPIALKERSNAHAVPLTGGPAVWSAPAGTTGEGVRIGIVDSGIDYTHADFGGPGTEAAFATVDGAAPAPAALFPNAKVIGGRDLVGDAYDPDPSSPGYQPQARPDANPIDCAANGHGSHVAGTAAGYGVTADGRTYRGPYREGLDPAAFRVGPGTAPGAQLYAIRVFGCEGSTDRLGEALDLAADPDGDGDPSDRLDVVNLSLGSRFGGTRDADALAADRLAGLGTLVVASAGNDGDLYAVGGSPGTAPTALAVAASVDPHGDADGIRVLAPPALAGVVPAHWSAEYHAWSQREVRGELALPAGQADGCAAFDPADAALITGRIAVLRWATRDADRACGSAARADHAADAGAIGTLFAADGDNLGEVAGNDRIPAAVLARAEGERLIGALKSGPVTVGLAAPGNPLHGAVSQDQPQRADTLASFTSRGIGVPGTVKPDLAAPGETIWSAKAGSGSGGMREDGTSMAAPHAAGLAALVRAAHPDWTVAEVKAALMNTAGDLWLGDGRTGPLQAPERAGAGQVRADLAVRTPAVAYAAGEGAVEGAVGVSFGPVEITGPVAHAALAREVEVRNLSGAPLAYTTAYRAATEVPGAAFEITPARVQVPAGGTARVRITLRARGRLERAPDPTLDLQQAGRARTYRAELSGRLLLTPVPGGAPQLRVPVFAAPRPATDLTAVPRARTAAGGTLLALRGTAAPTPDGAGLVSAFVLGGEAPAWPGCPAEGPCATEPGDRSANLRAAGAAGDLPTGSAPEQGRIHLAAVLRAPAATPAGLTGVRASLDTDGDGRTDAVVAADRLRGSDVLVARTFAAATGRELDVQPLNARWGDTDTGLLDGDAVVLPVRLAALPRPAGATTVIRYAVWTGPESPGAMPDPAGALDAIGLDGERPVLPLDVAHPAPDVRTGGDGGAAIAAQERPGGMLEVRTGGSPQRLLLIHHLNPVGRRAQILALP encoded by the coding sequence GTGCGCACCCCACTCGCCGCCGTCGGCGTCGTCCTCGCCCTGCTGTCCGCCGCGCCGCCCGCCGCGGCCCGGGAGCCGGACCCGGGCCGGTCCCGCGCCGGTACCCCGGTGGCCGTCCTGCTGGAGCTCGACACCGAGGCCGCCGCCCCCGCGTACCGGCGGGCGGCGGCCGAGGCGCGCCGGTCACTCCGCTCCCCGGAGGCCGTCCGGCGGGAGGCCGCCCGGGCCGGCGCCGAGCAGCGCGGACGGGCGGTCCGCGCGGTCGACCGGCTGGCCGCCGCGGTCCGGGCCGAGGAGCCCGCCGCCGGCACCCTGTACCGCACCCAGACGCTGCTGACCGGCCTCGCGGTCCGCACCCCGCCGGGCGCCCTGCGGGCCCTCGGCCGGCTGCCCGGGGTCCGCGCCGTGCACCCGATCGCGCTCAAGGAGCGGTCCAACGCGCACGCCGTGCCGCTCACCGGCGGCCCCGCCGTCTGGTCCGCCCCGGCCGGCACCACCGGCGAGGGCGTGCGGATCGGCATCGTCGACTCCGGCATCGACTACACCCACGCCGACTTCGGCGGGCCCGGCACCGAGGCGGCCTTCGCCACGGTGGACGGCGCCGCGCCGGCCCCCGCCGCGCTCTTCCCCAACGCCAAGGTGATCGGCGGCCGGGACCTGGTCGGTGACGCCTACGATCCCGACCCCTCGTCACCCGGCTACCAGCCGCAGGCCCGTCCGGACGCCAACCCGATCGACTGCGCCGCCAACGGCCACGGCAGCCACGTGGCCGGCACCGCGGCCGGATACGGCGTCACCGCGGACGGGCGGACCTACCGCGGCCCGTACCGGGAGGGGCTGGACCCGGCCGCGTTCCGGGTCGGCCCGGGCACCGCGCCCGGCGCGCAGCTGTACGCGATCCGGGTGTTCGGCTGCGAGGGCTCCACCGACCGGCTCGGCGAGGCCCTGGACCTGGCCGCCGACCCGGACGGGGACGGCGACCCGAGCGACCGCCTGGACGTGGTCAACCTCTCGCTCGGCAGCCGCTTCGGCGGCACCCGGGACGCCGACGCACTGGCCGCCGACCGGCTCGCCGGACTCGGCACCCTGGTGGTCGCCTCGGCCGGCAACGACGGCGACCTGTACGCGGTCGGCGGCAGCCCCGGCACCGCCCCGACGGCGCTGGCGGTGGCCGCCTCGGTGGACCCGCACGGCGACGCCGACGGCATCCGGGTGCTCGCCCCGCCCGCCCTGGCCGGCGTGGTCCCGGCGCACTGGAGCGCCGAGTACCACGCCTGGTCCCAGCGGGAGGTCCGCGGCGAGCTGGCCCTGCCGGCCGGCCAGGCGGACGGCTGCGCGGCCTTCGACCCGGCCGACGCCGCCCTGATCACCGGCCGGATCGCCGTCCTGCGCTGGGCCACCAGGGACGCCGACCGGGCCTGCGGCTCGGCCGCCCGGGCGGACCACGCCGCCGACGCCGGGGCGATCGGCACCCTGTTCGCAGCCGACGGCGACAACCTCGGCGAGGTCGCCGGCAACGACCGGATCCCGGCCGCCGTCCTGGCCCGGGCCGAGGGCGAGCGGCTGATCGGCGCCCTCAAGTCCGGGCCGGTGACGGTGGGCCTCGCCGCCCCGGGCAACCCGCTGCACGGCGCCGTCTCCCAGGACCAGCCGCAGCGCGCCGACACCCTGGCGTCCTTCACCTCCCGCGGCATCGGCGTGCCCGGCACGGTCAAGCCCGACCTGGCCGCGCCCGGCGAGACCATCTGGTCCGCCAAGGCCGGCAGCGGCAGCGGCGGCATGCGCGAGGACGGCACCTCGATGGCCGCCCCGCACGCCGCCGGCCTGGCCGCCCTGGTCCGGGCCGCCCACCCCGACTGGACGGTCGCCGAGGTCAAGGCCGCCCTGATGAACACCGCCGGCGACCTCTGGCTCGGCGACGGCCGCACCGGCCCGCTCCAGGCACCCGAGCGGGCCGGCGCCGGGCAGGTCCGGGCCGACCTCGCGGTCCGCACCCCGGCGGTGGCCTACGCGGCCGGCGAGGGCGCGGTGGAGGGCGCGGTCGGCGTCTCCTTCGGCCCGGTCGAGATCACCGGCCCGGTCGCGCACGCCGCCCTGGCCCGCGAGGTGGAGGTGCGCAACCTCTCCGGCGCCCCGCTCGCCTACACCACCGCCTACCGGGCGGCCACCGAGGTCCCGGGCGCGGCCTTCGAGATCACGCCCGCCCGGGTGCAGGTACCCGCCGGCGGCACGGCCCGGGTGCGGATCACCCTCCGGGCCCGCGGCCGGCTGGAACGGGCCCCCGACCCCACCCTGGACCTCCAGCAGGCCGGCCGGGCCCGGACGTACCGCGCCGAGCTCTCCGGCCGGCTGCTGCTCACCCCGGTCCCCGGCGGGGCGCCCCAGCTGCGGGTGCCGGTGTTCGCCGCACCCCGGCCGGCCACCGACCTGACCGCCGTCCCCCGGGCCAGGACCGCCGCCGGGGGCACCCTGCTGGCGCTGCGGGGCACCGCCGCCCCCACCCCGGACGGGGCCGGCCTGGTCAGCGCCTTCGTGCTGGGCGGCGAGGCGCCCGCGTGGCCGGGCTGCCCGGCCGAGGGCCCGTGCGCCACCGAGCCGGGCGACCGGTCGGCGAACCTCCGGGCGGCCGGCGCCGCCGGCGACCTCCCGACGGGCTCCGCGCCCGAGCAGGGCCGGATCCACCTGGCGGCCGTGCTCCGGGCACCCGCCGCCACCCCGGCCGGCCTGACCGGCGTCCGGGCCTCGCTCGACACCGACGGCGACGGGCGCACCGACGCCGTGGTCGCCGCCGACCGGCTCCGCGGCAGCGACGTCCTGGTGGCCCGCACCTTCGCCGCCGCCACCGGCCGGGAACTGGACGTCCAACCGCTGAACGCCCGCTGGGGCGACACCGACACCGGGCTGCTGGACGGCGACGCGGTGGTGCTGCCGGTCCGGCTGGCCGCACTGCCCCGCCCCGCCGGAGCGACGACCGTGATCCGGTACGCGGTGTGGACCGGGCCCGAGTCGCCGGGAGCCATGCCCGACCCGGCCGGGGCGCTGGACGCGATCGGCCTGGACGGCGAACGGCCCGTCCTGCCGCTGGACGTCGCCCACCCGGCACCGGACGTCCGCACCGGCGGCGACGGCGGCGCGGCGATCGCCGCCCAGGAGCGGCCCGGGGGCATGCTGGAGGTGCGGACCGGCGGCAGCCCGCAGCGGCTGTTGCTGATCCACCACCTCAACCCGGTGGGCCGGCGGGCCCAGATCCTGGCCCTGCCGTGA
- a CDS encoding 3-isopropylmalate dehydrogenase — protein MSRTLRLAVIPGDGIGQEVVAEGLKVLSAALPSDVKLETTEYDLGARLYHRTGETLPDSTLEELKGHDAILLGAIGDPSVPSGVLERGLLLKLRFAFDHHINLRPGKLFPGVTSPLGGDPQIDFVVVREGTEGPYVGNGGTLRAGTEHEVATEVSLNTAFGIERVVRDAYRRAAARPRKKLTLVHKNNVLVHAGHLWSRIFQQVGQEFPEVTTDYLHVDAATIFFVTQPERFDVIVTDNLFGDILTDLAAAVTGGIGLAASGNINPSGAFPSMFEPVHGSAPDIAGQGKADPTATVLSVAMLLEHLGYTAEAATVEAAVAADLAARTGTRSTSEVGDALAARVSG, from the coding sequence ATGTCTCGCACCCTTCGCCTCGCAGTTATCCCCGGTGACGGCATCGGCCAGGAAGTGGTGGCCGAGGGCCTCAAGGTGCTCAGCGCCGCCCTCCCCTCCGACGTCAAGCTGGAGACCACCGAGTACGACCTCGGTGCGCGGCTCTACCACCGCACCGGCGAGACCCTCCCCGACAGCACCCTGGAGGAGCTCAAGGGGCACGACGCGATCCTGCTCGGCGCGATCGGCGACCCCAGCGTCCCGTCCGGCGTGCTGGAGCGCGGCCTGCTGCTGAAGCTGCGGTTCGCCTTCGACCACCACATCAACCTGCGCCCGGGCAAGCTCTTCCCCGGGGTGACCTCCCCGCTGGGCGGCGACCCGCAGATCGACTTCGTGGTGGTCCGCGAGGGCACCGAGGGCCCGTACGTCGGCAACGGCGGCACCCTGCGCGCCGGCACCGAGCACGAGGTGGCCACCGAGGTCAGCCTCAACACCGCCTTCGGCATCGAGCGCGTGGTCCGCGACGCCTACCGCCGCGCCGCCGCCCGCCCGCGCAAGAAGCTCACCCTGGTCCACAAGAACAACGTGCTGGTGCACGCCGGCCACCTGTGGAGCCGGATCTTCCAGCAGGTCGGCCAGGAGTTCCCCGAGGTCACCACCGACTACCTGCACGTGGACGCGGCGACGATCTTCTTCGTCACCCAGCCCGAGCGGTTCGACGTGATCGTCACCGACAACCTGTTCGGCGACATCCTCACCGACCTCGCCGCGGCCGTCACCGGCGGCATCGGCCTGGCCGCCTCCGGCAACATCAACCCGAGCGGCGCGTTCCCGTCGATGTTCGAGCCCGTGCACGGCTCGGCCCCCGACATCGCCGGCCAGGGCAAGGCCGACCCGACCGCCACCGTGCTCTCCGTCGCCATGCTGCTGGAGCACCTGGGCTACACCGCCGAGGCCGCCACGGTGGAGGCCGCCGTCGCGGCCGACCTGGCCGCGCGCACCGGCACCCGTTCCACCTCCGAGGTCGGCGACGCGCTGGCCGCCCGAGTATCCGGCTGA
- a CDS encoding branched-chain amino acid aminotransferase, translating into MSTPTQAPITFDLKPSAHPLSDAEREARLANPGFGRIFTDHMVTIRWTEGRGWHDAQLTPYAPLEIDPANMTLHYGQAIFEGLKAYRQVDGSIATFRPEANAARFQASARRLAMPELPVETFVEAVELLVQQERNWVPAQAEQSLYLRPFMFATEVGLGVRPANSYLFMIIASPAGAYFPGGVKPVSVWLSEDYVRAAPGGTGAAKCAGNYAASLVAQAEAAAKGCDQVVWLDAAEHRWIEEMGGMNLYFVFGEGENARIVTPELSGALLPGITRDSLLTLASDLGHAVEERKISTEEWKQGNADGTLTEVFACGTAAVITPVGSVKSRGGDWTVGTGEPGPITMELRKALLAIQGGQTPDTHGWLHKIL; encoded by the coding sequence ATGAGCACGCCCACCCAGGCGCCCATCACGTTCGACCTCAAGCCCTCCGCGCACCCGCTGTCCGACGCGGAGCGCGAGGCCCGGCTGGCCAACCCCGGGTTCGGCCGGATCTTCACCGACCACATGGTCACCATCCGGTGGACCGAGGGCCGGGGCTGGCACGACGCGCAGCTCACCCCGTACGCGCCGCTGGAGATCGACCCGGCCAACATGACCCTGCACTACGGGCAGGCCATCTTCGAGGGCCTCAAGGCGTACCGGCAGGTCGACGGCTCGATCGCCACCTTCCGCCCGGAGGCCAACGCCGCCCGCTTCCAGGCCTCCGCGCGCCGCCTGGCGATGCCGGAGCTGCCGGTGGAGACCTTCGTCGAGGCCGTGGAGCTGCTGGTCCAGCAGGAGCGGAACTGGGTGCCGGCGCAGGCCGAGCAGAGCCTGTACCTGCGGCCCTTCATGTTCGCCACCGAGGTCGGCCTGGGCGTGCGCCCGGCGAACTCCTACCTGTTCATGATCATCGCCTCGCCGGCCGGCGCGTACTTCCCCGGCGGCGTGAAGCCGGTCTCGGTCTGGCTCTCCGAGGACTACGTCCGGGCCGCGCCCGGCGGCACCGGCGCCGCCAAGTGCGCCGGCAACTACGCCGCCTCCCTGGTCGCCCAGGCCGAAGCCGCCGCCAAGGGCTGCGACCAGGTCGTCTGGCTCGACGCCGCCGAGCACCGGTGGATCGAGGAGATGGGCGGCATGAACCTCTACTTCGTCTTCGGCGAGGGCGAGAACGCCCGGATCGTCACCCCCGAGCTCTCCGGAGCCCTGCTGCCCGGCATCACCCGCGACTCGCTGCTCACCCTGGCCTCCGACCTCGGCCACGCGGTCGAGGAGCGGAAGATCTCCACCGAGGAGTGGAAGCAGGGCAACGCCGACGGCACCCTCACCGAGGTGTTCGCCTGCGGCACCGCCGCCGTGATCACCCCGGTCGGCTCGGTCAAGTCCCGCGGCGGCGACTGGACGGTCGGCACCGGCGAGCCCGGCCCGATCACCATGGAGCTCCGCAAGGCCCTCCTCGCCATCCAGGGCGGCCAGACCCCGGACACCCACGGCTGGCTCCACAAGATCCTCTGA